Proteins co-encoded in one Gracilimonas sp. genomic window:
- a CDS encoding cytochrome c maturation protein CcmE has translation MKPKLIIGIVAIVGFTSLLMYNFGESISTYTTFEGATEMSSAHIPGTWDEEKGAEFSLETRKFVFYMKDEDGVSKKVVYSKPKPNNFEQADQLVVIGEMRGDTFYANEMLMKCPSKYNDADPSQFSEASQG, from the coding sequence ATGAAACCAAAACTGATTATAGGAATTGTAGCCATTGTTGGGTTTACCTCTCTGTTGATGTACAACTTTGGTGAAAGCATTAGTACCTACACAACCTTTGAAGGCGCAACTGAAATGAGCAGTGCCCATATCCCCGGAACCTGGGATGAAGAAAAAGGAGCTGAATTTTCTCTGGAAACCAGAAAATTCGTTTTCTACATGAAAGACGAAGACGGCGTTTCTAAAAAAGTGGTGTACTCCAAGCCCAAGCCCAATAATTTTGAACAGGCTGACCAGCTGGTTGTCATCGGTGAAATGAGAGGCGATACTTTCTACGCAAACGAGATGCTGATGAAGTGTCCGTCTAAGTACAACGATGCCGACCCAAGTCAATTCAGTGAAGCTTCTCAGGGATAA
- the ccsA gene encoding cytochrome c biogenesis protein CcsA, which yields MLGTIGKILISASFVTSLAAMIFYFISANRDENRTLRAGNWLFAAKTTFLVVASGILVYLIFQHQFQYYYVFNYTSLDLAPRYLWSAFYGGQEGSFMLWILISAFFGFGLMKWTRAPYKAPVLFFLTLTQVFLLSMLLGWDVFGLKLGASPFRTIAEEMPNAPFLQANPDFVPQDGSGLNDLLKSPWMMIHPPILFVGFAMMTIPYCFAMAALWKQKYNEWIGPALPWTLSANVALLTAIFLGGYWAYVTLSFGGYWAWDPVENASLVPWLIGTAGIHTMIIQRKSSIAQKSSILFAILAYVAVVYETFLTRSGILGSSSVHSFVDLGLYNQLLAFMLVVTLLGLGLFFWRYKELPSPEKESKFLSREFMTVTGAMLLLILGLVIILGTSSPIIGKLFVENPTPPEISFYNDWSMPIAMVMAIFTVLGQYLFWKKYDAESLASALINPLLVTSAVTILSIILGDVRNIYYMVYLFCGYFAVVGNAWVMVRLAFQNPKLVGGSLTHVGFGLLLVGILASSAYNSYLVDQKTANYNAAVEQGEVTDEQGFKVTQKEEMLLLNLNEPVLVDNRYMLTYEGYELDNSVRRGQQTYRIKFEPVDGGKPFYMNPEVYPMLTTSTAENIQWSVDPDVRTGLLSDIYLYVGGSSYVQEQNDRAAENRSMMQNAAAQDTTAEDSPEVQKIKFNPGQTVDVGKFKIRFVDYARTDTSELPPNTSIGVRAQVELIHPASSRIITLEPLFAVYSQDGQSYIYSPPARIPDFNLEFQFTEINPQENNIELTITGLEEEYEPEWVLIVADEKPFISVVWAGTFILMAGFSISIFRHWGRERKKNAE from the coding sequence ATGTTAGGAACCATTGGTAAAATCCTGATCTCCGCCTCTTTCGTTACTTCTTTGGCGGCCATGATCTTCTATTTCATTTCAGCTAACCGGGACGAAAATCGTACTCTTCGTGCGGGTAACTGGCTGTTTGCTGCAAAAACTACTTTTCTCGTCGTTGCTTCAGGCATTTTGGTGTACCTGATCTTCCAGCACCAGTTTCAGTACTATTATGTGTTCAATTACACCAGCCTTGATTTAGCGCCACGATATCTTTGGTCTGCTTTTTATGGCGGACAGGAAGGCAGCTTTATGCTTTGGATTCTGATTTCCGCCTTCTTTGGTTTTGGGTTGATGAAATGGACGCGAGCCCCCTATAAAGCACCGGTGCTGTTCTTCCTCACGCTTACGCAGGTATTCCTGCTGTCAATGTTATTAGGCTGGGATGTTTTTGGGTTGAAACTGGGAGCATCTCCATTCCGAACCATCGCTGAAGAGATGCCCAACGCTCCGTTTCTGCAAGCTAATCCTGACTTTGTTCCACAGGATGGGAGCGGATTAAATGACTTGCTTAAAAGCCCCTGGATGATGATTCATCCACCCATATTATTTGTCGGCTTTGCGATGATGACCATTCCGTACTGCTTTGCCATGGCCGCGCTGTGGAAGCAAAAGTATAATGAGTGGATTGGCCCGGCACTTCCATGGACCCTAAGCGCAAATGTAGCTTTACTGACGGCCATTTTTCTCGGAGGATATTGGGCGTACGTCACGCTCTCCTTTGGTGGATACTGGGCCTGGGATCCGGTTGAGAACGCATCCCTGGTCCCCTGGTTAATCGGGACGGCGGGCATTCACACCATGATTATTCAGCGGAAAAGCTCCATAGCTCAGAAGTCATCCATTCTTTTTGCTATTCTGGCTTACGTAGCGGTTGTCTATGAAACCTTCCTGACCCGATCCGGAATTCTGGGAAGCTCATCCGTACACAGCTTTGTGGATCTTGGATTGTATAATCAGCTCCTGGCATTTATGCTCGTTGTAACACTATTGGGACTGGGGCTGTTTTTCTGGAGATATAAAGAACTTCCGTCTCCCGAAAAAGAATCTAAATTCCTCAGCCGGGAGTTTATGACGGTAACCGGGGCTATGCTTTTACTTATCCTTGGTTTGGTAATTATTCTTGGAACCAGCTCCCCGATCATTGGAAAGCTGTTTGTTGAGAATCCAACCCCACCGGAAATCAGTTTTTATAACGACTGGAGTATGCCCATTGCCATGGTTATGGCGATTTTCACCGTGTTGGGGCAGTATCTGTTTTGGAAGAAATATGACGCTGAATCACTGGCTTCAGCTTTAATTAACCCGCTGTTGGTAACCAGTGCCGTAACCATTCTCTCCATTATTCTTGGAGACGTACGGAATATCTATTACATGGTGTACCTGTTCTGCGGATATTTCGCTGTGGTAGGGAATGCCTGGGTGATGGTTCGCCTTGCTTTTCAAAATCCCAAACTTGTTGGTGGATCACTTACTCACGTGGGCTTTGGATTATTGTTGGTGGGAATTTTGGCATCATCAGCGTACAACTCCTATCTCGTGGATCAAAAAACAGCCAATTACAATGCTGCAGTTGAACAGGGAGAGGTAACTGACGAGCAAGGCTTCAAAGTCACCCAAAAAGAGGAAATGCTATTACTGAACCTGAATGAGCCCGTGCTCGTTGATAACCGATATATGCTGACTTACGAAGGGTATGAGCTGGATAATTCGGTGCGTCGCGGTCAGCAAACCTACCGAATCAAGTTTGAACCGGTTGACGGCGGCAAGCCTTTTTATATGAACCCGGAAGTCTATCCGATGCTTACCACTTCCACCGCCGAAAACATACAGTGGTCGGTAGATCCCGATGTGAGAACAGGATTGCTTAGTGATATCTATCTATATGTGGGTGGTAGTTCGTATGTACAGGAGCAAAACGACCGTGCTGCTGAAAACCGAAGCATGATGCAGAATGCAGCCGCTCAGGATACCACCGCCGAGGATTCTCCCGAAGTTCAGAAGATTAAATTCAACCCGGGTCAAACCGTTGATGTGGGTAAATTCAAAATCAGGTTTGTGGACTACGCCCGAACCGATACTTCGGAATTACCTCCAAATACCTCTATTGGCGTACGGGCTCAGGTCGAGTTGATACATCCGGCAAGCAGCAGGATTATAACTCTTGAACCATTATTTGCCGTTTATAGTCAGGATGGACAAAGCTACATTTACTCTCCACCGGCACGAATTCCTGATTTTAACCTGGAGTTTCAGTTCACGGAAATCAATCCCCAGGAAAACAACATTGAGTTAACCATAACCGGCCTCGAAGAAGAATATGAGCCGGAATGGGTACTAATTGTAGCCGATGAGAAACCCTTTATATCGGTAGTTTGGGCCGGCACCTTTATTCTAATGGCTGGATTTAGCATTTCTATTTTCCGACATTGGGGCAGAGAAAGGAAGAAGAACGCTGAGTAA
- a CDS encoding shikimate kinase, with the protein MNSYRLQKFKDSMYLCGFMASGKSTLGKALAGKLEREYRDLDEVIVEREGKSIRAIFDEHGEHYFREKEWEYLLDLTRNFRGVVSLGGGALQNQRIVDHLKVNGLLLFVDTPLEQITDRVLQSNERPIVFNKDGKIKSRDTLFTELKALYSGREKFYKQAQVAIKTPLFSTVEEMTEAAIEKITRHV; encoded by the coding sequence ATGAATTCTTACCGACTGCAAAAATTTAAAGACAGTATGTACCTGTGTGGCTTCATGGCATCCGGGAAAAGCACACTCGGCAAAGCCCTGGCCGGGAAGCTGGAGCGGGAATACCGCGACCTGGATGAGGTTATTGTTGAAAGGGAGGGCAAAAGCATCCGCGCCATCTTCGATGAGCACGGAGAGCACTACTTCCGGGAAAAGGAGTGGGAATACCTGCTTGATCTGACCCGTAATTTCAGAGGAGTGGTGTCGCTGGGCGGGGGAGCCCTGCAAAATCAGCGCATTGTTGATCACCTGAAGGTGAACGGGTTGCTGCTTTTTGTGGATACGCCTTTGGAACAAATAACCGACAGAGTGCTGCAAAGCAATGAGCGCCCGATTGTGTTTAATAAGGACGGAAAAATTAAATCCAGGGATACTCTCTTTACAGAGCTGAAAGCCTTATATTCAGGTCGAGAAAAATTCTACAAACAGGCTCAGGTTGCAATTAAAACACCGTTATTTTCAACTGTTGAGGAAATGACGGAAGCGGCCATCGAAAAAATTACCCGGCATGTCTGA
- a CDS encoding NFACT RNA binding domain-containing protein, which yields MNYYELIYLKRELKNKLTAGKIEQAVSPYKNYLEFFVHTEAAKHRLCFSSAPGNIALYIDSFRGAKKSNTIDFFEKIYGMEITDITIPETDRWLFIHFEDGHKLHFRLFSNRSNVFLSKEGEIIEVFKEYDETEEEPPSPQKLNVYEIEEDISRKSTKNKIVAINAMFPRQNIQELIDIYNLDEAGEEELQEFVRKVCDEMENKPFPRLLENGDTTLLSEETLPVKTEKEFDSVNDLILYRYKNYSRDQRLRQRKSSLLKSLKRKIKRTKSGLQNLEQADKGLERAEKYEQWGHILMANAHLGDVNKEEIEVDDLYNEGEKVTIPLEIDLDIAGNAQRYYKKSAGAEKSYEEAMKRIPIMQKEKEKAERLLEEAEEITNLWEFKDWEKDREEELKEYRNQDNSGDEEQLPFHTLEVQGYPVWIGKNAKSNDTLVQKAHKEDVWMHARGVPGSHLVIRMGNDKGMPEKKVLLEAASYAAYNSKSKGSKLAPVIITKKKYVRKPKGSSPGAVVVDREEVEMVTPKKPTK from the coding sequence ATGAACTATTACGAGCTAATATATCTAAAGCGAGAGCTTAAAAACAAGTTAACTGCCGGTAAAATCGAGCAGGCGGTCAGTCCATATAAAAATTATCTGGAGTTTTTTGTACACACAGAGGCCGCTAAGCACCGATTATGCTTCAGTTCGGCCCCCGGAAATATTGCTCTTTATATAGACAGTTTTCGGGGGGCAAAAAAGAGCAACACCATCGATTTCTTTGAGAAGATTTATGGTATGGAAATCACCGATATAACCATCCCGGAAACCGACCGGTGGCTGTTTATTCATTTTGAAGACGGGCACAAGCTGCATTTCAGGCTGTTCAGCAATCGCTCGAATGTGTTTCTTTCCAAAGAGGGGGAGATCATCGAGGTATTTAAAGAGTACGATGAAACCGAAGAGGAACCGCCAAGTCCTCAGAAACTGAATGTGTACGAGATTGAGGAGGACATCAGCCGAAAAAGCACCAAGAATAAAATAGTGGCTATAAACGCGATGTTCCCACGGCAAAATATTCAGGAGCTGATAGATATTTATAATCTTGATGAAGCGGGGGAAGAGGAGCTTCAGGAGTTCGTGCGTAAAGTTTGTGATGAAATGGAAAACAAACCTTTCCCGCGTCTTCTGGAAAATGGAGATACCACGCTGTTGTCCGAAGAAACACTGCCTGTTAAGACGGAAAAAGAGTTCGATAGTGTAAACGATCTTATTCTCTATCGGTACAAAAATTACTCCCGGGATCAGCGGCTCCGTCAACGTAAATCATCCCTCCTTAAAAGCCTGAAAAGAAAAATTAAACGGACCAAATCAGGCCTCCAAAACCTTGAGCAGGCCGATAAAGGGCTGGAACGGGCTGAGAAATACGAGCAATGGGGACATATTTTGATGGCCAATGCTCATCTCGGGGATGTCAACAAAGAAGAGATCGAAGTGGATGACCTGTATAATGAAGGCGAAAAGGTAACCATCCCACTTGAAATTGATCTGGATATAGCCGGGAATGCCCAGCGGTATTACAAGAAGTCGGCCGGTGCGGAGAAATCGTATGAGGAAGCCATGAAGCGCATCCCCATCATGCAAAAAGAAAAAGAAAAGGCAGAGCGTTTGTTGGAAGAAGCGGAGGAGATTACCAACCTCTGGGAGTTTAAGGATTGGGAGAAAGATCGTGAGGAAGAGCTGAAGGAGTACCGAAATCAGGATAACTCAGGCGACGAAGAACAGCTGCCCTTTCACACGCTGGAGGTACAGGGCTATCCGGTGTGGATCGGGAAGAATGCCAAAAGCAACGATACGCTGGTTCAGAAAGCCCACAAAGAGGATGTTTGGATGCACGCCCGCGGTGTTCCCGGCTCTCACCTGGTCATCAGAATGGGGAATGACAAAGGCATGCCGGAAAAGAAGGTGCTGCTGGAGGCTGCTTCCTACGCTGCTTATAATTCGAAATCAAAAGGATCCAAGTTGGCTCCGGTGATCATCACCAAAAAGAAATACGTGCGCAAACCCAAAGGATCATCCCCCGGTGCGGTAGTTGTGGATCGGGAAGAGGTGGAAATGGTGACTCCTAAAAAACCTACGAAATGA
- a CDS encoding cytochrome c biogenesis protein → MKPWKYVVAGWMTLVIAGGFLIEIPDIPILEQTARNIFFHVPMWMTMFVLFLISFWYSIKYLNEPEIEFDMKASSAATVGVAFGVCGLLTGSLWARFTWGSWWTFAEPKMNLAALALMIYVAYFMLRSAFDDEQKRAKLAAVYNIFAVTTIPFLLYVVPRQLTSLHPGADGNPAFSEITADELRYILYPAFIGFIALGYWIYDVVHRYKKVQFEIDNS, encoded by the coding sequence TTGAAACCCTGGAAATACGTAGTAGCCGGCTGGATGACCCTCGTTATCGCAGGCGGTTTTTTGATAGAAATTCCTGACATCCCCATTCTCGAACAGACGGCACGCAACATCTTTTTTCACGTACCCATGTGGATGACGATGTTCGTTCTCTTTTTGATCAGCTTTTGGTACAGCATTAAATATTTAAATGAGCCGGAAATCGAGTTTGATATGAAAGCCTCATCGGCGGCGACGGTGGGTGTGGCTTTTGGCGTATGCGGATTGTTGACCGGCTCGCTCTGGGCACGTTTTACCTGGGGATCGTGGTGGACGTTCGCCGAACCAAAGATGAACCTGGCTGCACTGGCATTGATGATATATGTGGCTTATTTCATGCTCCGGTCGGCTTTTGATGACGAACAGAAACGCGCAAAATTAGCCGCCGTTTACAATATTTTTGCAGTTACCACCATTCCTTTTTTGTTGTATGTGGTTCCGCGACAATTAACAAGCCTGCACCCGGGAGCAGATGGAAATCCTGCTTTCAGTGAGATAACAGCCGATGAACTTCGCTATATTTTATACCCGGCATTTATCGGATTTATAGCTCTTGGATACTGGATCTACGATGTGGTTCACAGGTATAAAAAGGTTCAATTCGAGATCGATAATTCGTAA
- the aroB gene encoding 3-dehydroquinate synthase, with amino-acid sequence MSDSISVQTSTEDIYELHFGYDLSAELEEFVQHYGSAKVFLMVDAFVLKHHRTHFEKALKSHFKELHIFEVPRGEQAKNIEIYKQAVDFVLNEGAERGTPLIAIGGGVTGDLSGFVAATVLRGLPLIHIPTTLLAMVDSSIGGKTGINHHTGKNLVGSFYQPAAVFADVKYLETLPEKEWVNGLSEVLKYGMIHSPEILEQVNTLIKENTFVDGKSWLPLIQQSAKIKVEIVAEDVLEAGKRAFLNFGHTFAHVIEKQGDYKLYSHGEAVYAGMIAAVHASNSLGANIDLSNLMQFKPLYKLNLNEVKASPEELVYLMKTDKKVKDEQIQLILLKELSSPYVYKVSDTGFVQRAWEHTLNIFT; translated from the coding sequence ATGTCTGATTCTATTTCAGTCCAAACTTCCACGGAAGATATTTATGAATTGCACTTTGGCTACGATTTAAGTGCAGAACTGGAGGAGTTTGTACAGCATTACGGCTCCGCAAAAGTCTTTTTGATGGTGGATGCTTTTGTGCTGAAGCATCACCGCACCCATTTTGAGAAGGCGTTGAAATCTCACTTTAAAGAGCTTCACATTTTTGAAGTCCCCCGGGGAGAGCAGGCGAAGAACATCGAAATCTATAAGCAGGCTGTGGATTTTGTTCTGAATGAAGGCGCTGAAAGAGGAACGCCGCTGATCGCCATTGGGGGCGGGGTAACCGGTGATTTGTCCGGCTTTGTAGCGGCTACGGTGTTACGCGGACTTCCGCTTATCCACATCCCCACTACCTTGCTGGCCATGGTGGATAGCTCGATTGGAGGGAAAACCGGCATCAATCATCATACCGGGAAAAACCTGGTAGGAAGTTTTTATCAGCCTGCAGCGGTATTTGCAGATGTTAAATACCTGGAAACCCTTCCGGAAAAAGAATGGGTAAATGGCCTGAGTGAAGTACTTAAGTACGGAATGATTCACAGCCCTGAAATCCTTGAACAGGTAAACACGTTGATTAAGGAGAATACCTTTGTTGACGGGAAGTCCTGGTTGCCCTTGATTCAGCAAAGTGCAAAGATTAAAGTTGAAATTGTAGCTGAAGATGTACTTGAAGCCGGGAAGCGGGCTTTTTTGAATTTCGGTCATACTTTTGCTCACGTTATTGAAAAGCAAGGTGACTATAAGTTGTATTCTCACGGTGAGGCCGTTTATGCCGGAATGATTGCCGCCGTTCACGCTTCCAATTCTTTAGGTGCTAATATTGATTTATCCAATTTAATGCAGTTCAAGCCGTTGTATAAGCTGAATTTGAATGAAGTAAAGGCCTCCCCGGAAGAATTGGTGTACCTGATGAAAACCGATAAGAAAGTGAAAGACGAGCAAATACAACTCATCTTGTTGAAGGAATTAAGTTCTCCCTACGTTTATAAAGTATCTGACACCGGCTTTGTGCAACGGGCCTGGGAACACACGCTAAACATTTTTACATAG
- a CDS encoding CcmD family protein yields the protein MQEDSLTAVDTLTQAYSDNWSGAPGAEEAGAFIQFMSSNELIYVVLGVSLIIWLVLLFFLFRVDKKVSKLEEQIQSSKDA from the coding sequence ATGCAAGAAGATTCACTCACTGCCGTTGACACCCTCACCCAAGCTTACTCTGATAACTGGAGCGGAGCACCCGGGGCGGAAGAGGCCGGCGCATTTATTCAATTTATGTCTTCAAACGAATTAATATATGTAGTGTTGGGAGTGAGCCTGATTATCTGGCTGGTACTCCTGTTTTTTCTATTCCGGGTAGATAAGAAAGTGAGCAAACTGGAAGAACAAATTCAATCATCAAAAGACGCATGA
- a CDS encoding 3-hydroxybutyryl-CoA dehydrogenase, translated as MDVKKVAVIGGGTMGNGIAHVFAMNDISVNLIETKQEFADKAVATIEKNLDRMVKKEKIDEAKKSATMDGISIFLDVEEGVKDVDLVVEAVPENFEIKKTVWEKVDKAAPDHAILGSNTSSISITKLAALTSRPEKFIGMHFFNPVPVMKLVEIVRGLQTDDETYEIVKETSEKLNKVPVPVNDAPGFVSNRVLMPMINEAIFCVGEGVATAEHVDEVMKLGMAHPMGPLRLADFIGLDVCLDILNVLYEGFKDPKYRPAPLLVKMVDAGKLGNKTGEGFYTYD; from the coding sequence ATGGACGTAAAGAAAGTAGCTGTGATAGGCGGCGGAACAATGGGAAATGGAATTGCGCATGTATTTGCAATGAATGACATTTCCGTGAATCTCATCGAAACCAAACAGGAATTTGCGGATAAAGCCGTAGCGACCATAGAGAAAAACCTGGATCGCATGGTGAAGAAAGAAAAGATCGATGAGGCTAAGAAATCAGCAACAATGGATGGAATCAGCATCTTTCTGGATGTTGAAGAAGGGGTGAAAGATGTTGACCTGGTTGTTGAGGCTGTTCCCGAGAATTTTGAGATCAAGAAAACAGTTTGGGAAAAAGTCGATAAAGCTGCTCCCGATCATGCTATTCTGGGATCAAATACGTCCTCTATTTCCATCACCAAGCTGGCGGCTTTAACATCCCGCCCGGAGAAGTTTATCGGGATGCACTTCTTTAATCCCGTTCCGGTAATGAAGCTGGTTGAGATTGTACGCGGACTCCAAACCGATGATGAAACCTATGAGATAGTTAAAGAGACATCAGAGAAATTAAATAAAGTTCCGGTTCCCGTGAACGATGCTCCCGGTTTTGTAAGCAACCGCGTGCTGATGCCCATGATTAATGAGGCCATCTTTTGCGTAGGAGAGGGAGTAGCCACAGCCGAACATGTGGACGAAGTAATGAAGCTGGGAATGGCGCATCCGATGGGTCCGCTAAGACTGGCAGATTTTATCGGTCTGGATGTATGTCTAGATATCCTGAACGTGCTGTATGAAGGCTTCAAAGATCCTAAATACCGTCCCGCACCGCTGCTGGTCAAAATGGTAGATGCCGGCAAACTCGGCAACAAAACCGGCGAAGGGTTTTACACCTACGACTGA